DNA sequence from the Bacteroidales bacterium genome:
TGTTCTTTACTTAATTGCCCGAGAGCTTTTTGAATTTCTTTAGGCATGTCAATATCTGTTTCATTAAGTTGATGAAATTTATCGCTTGATTCCACAAATTCATATTCTCTTTTTTTAAACATTTCCCCTTCTAAAGATACAAATTGTTTCTCTTTTCTAAGCTCCATCAAACAAAAATTCTTAGTAACACTATATAACCAGCTTTTAAAATTGTTTATATTATGATTTATAAGTTTATCAATTAAACTTTCGAAAATCTGCATAACAGCATCCTTTGCATCATCTTCGTTTTTTAGATATTTCAGGCATACACCATAAACAAGGTGTGTATAACGCTCAAATAATTCTCCGATAATCTCATGATTTTCCGACTT
Encoded proteins:
- a CDS encoding sigma-70 family RNA polymerase sigma factor, with the protein product MFLKFSKYRTTFLKQGKALSDEELIKKYQKSENHEIIGELFERYTHLVYGVCLKYLKNEDDAKDAVMQIFESLIDKLINHNINNFKSWLYSVTKNFCLMELRKEKQFVSLEGEMFKKREYEFVESSDKFHQLNETDIDMPKEIQKALGQLSKEQEICIELLYLKQKSYKEVSELTGYSLKQVKSYVQNGKRNLKKILDKINETS